The following proteins are encoded in a genomic region of Hirundo rustica isolate bHirRus1 chromosome 3, bHirRus1.pri.v3, whole genome shotgun sequence:
- the LOC120751209 gene encoding LOW QUALITY PROTEIN: sprouty-related, EVH1 domain-containing protein 2-like (The sequence of the model RefSeq protein was modified relative to this genomic sequence to represent the inferred CDS: deleted 1 base in 1 codon), with amino-acid sequence MLQGTFSPFKPSKEQIEQSSVGPRSYRHVNFPDDDEEIVRINPREKIWMTGYKDYRHAPARGKIFDPDDMDSYVRFAKSEASKHEYTYPYVDNSDFDLGEDTKVAVIKTQPVKFKARRKEDDERLRWVYCRDMFNHEENKRGQCQDAPDRVKTWIHRVSCMWCADTMLCHCMSDPEGDYTDPCSCDTSDEMFCLRWMALIALSFIAPCMCCYLPLWACYRCGVMCRCCGGKHKAAV; translated from the exons ATGCTTCAGGGGACTTTCTCCCCCTTCAAGCCGTCCAAAGAACAAATCGAACAGTCA TCAGTAGGACCACGATCCTACCGGCACGTCAACTTTCCGGACGACGATGAGGAGATAGTGCGCATCAACCCTCGGGAAAAGATTTGGATGACTGGATACAAGGATTATCGCCATGCCCCAGCACGAGGAAAGATCTTCGATCCTGACGACATGGACTCCTATGTACGTTTTGCCAAAAGCGAGGCCTCGAAACACGAATACACTTATCCTTACGTAGACAACTCGGACTTTGACCTGGGTGAAGATACCAAGGTTGCTGTGATAAAGACTCAGCCTGTCAAATTCAAGGCCAGGAGGAAGGAAGACGATGAGAGGTTGCGGTGG GTGTACTGCAGGGACATGTTCAACCACGAGGAGAACAAGCGGGGTCAATGCCAGGATGCTCCAGACCGCGTCAAGACTTGGATCCATCGAGTGAGCTGTATGTGGTGCGCAGACACTATGCTCTGTCACTGTATGTCCGACCCAGAAGGAGACTATACAGATCCTTGCTCGTGCGACACCAGTGATGAAATGTTTTGCCTCCGGTGGATGGCCCTTATCGCCTTGTCTTTCATTGCTCCATGTATGTGCTGTTACTTGCCGCTTTGGGCTTGTTACCGCTGTGGGGTCATGTGCAGGTGCTGTGGTGGGAAACACAAAGCTGCTGTATGA